From the genome of Streptomyces spinoverrucosus:
GGCAGCTCCTGGAGGGCCAGCGGGCTGCCCGCGGCCTGGGCCAGCAGTCGGCGCCGCACGGTCGGTGCCAGTCCCGGCCATCGGACCTCCAGAAGCTCCGACGCCGACTGATCGTCCAGGGGTCGCACCATCCTTTCCGGCAGCCCGACGTGGTGGAGGAGTCCCTCCAGCCCGGTACGGCCGGCGGCCAGCAGCACGACGGGGGCGTGAGCCAGCCGACGCACGGCGAAGGCCAGCACCGTGGCGCTGGCCGGGTCGATCCACGGTGCGTCGTCGGCCACCAGCAACAGCGGGGATTCGGCGGCGGCCGCGTCGAGCAGGGCGAGTACCGCAGTCCCGGCGGTCAGCGGATCCGGCAGCGCTTCCGGCGTCAGCTCGAAGAGCCGATGGAGGACGTCGCGCTGCAGGCCGGGCAGCCGATCGACGTCCGCGCGCAGCGGGTACAGCATCTGGTGGATCGTCGCGAAGCTGATTCCGGCCTCGAACTCCACGCCGCAGGCGCGCAGCACACGCCAGCCGGCGGCACTTCCCCGGGCCACGGCGATGTCGAGCAGGGCGGTCTTCCCCACCCCGGGATCACCGCGCAACAGCAAGCCGCGGCCCATGGGGCCGTACCCGCTGCGGTCCTGGTCGGCAAGCAGCGAGTCGATCAGCGCCAGTTCGTCCGCGCGCCCCACGAGGCCGCCAGAGCCGCAGTCCGCGGGCTGCCCAGGAGGCCTCCGACTCTCGGAAGTCGCCACAATCGCGAGGATATCGCCCACCACACGACACAACGCCGACTGCACGCGTATCGCCCGACCACACCGAGTCATCACATATCCGCGGCCGGGCTCCTACCCACATGGCAACACGATGGCCGGCGCCCCGCGGGTGCGGGACGCCGGCCGTCGAGCGGGTGTCAGGCAGAGAAGGTCTGGGAGTCGGGCAGGAAGCTCGGCTCCCGTGGCGGCCAACCACCGCGTTTCGACGCGGTGGATTACCCCGAGCGCCATGCGGTCGAGTGCGGGATCAACCGATTTGAAAGGCACCGGGCAGTGGCCACGCGGTACGACAGGCTCTCCGTCCGCTATGAGGCGACTGTGCTGGTCGCAGCCGTAACGAGTGGCTGTGACGAGCACCGTCGCAACGGCCCTCAGACGACGTCGAATTCGTTGCCCTCGGGGTCGTGCATGGCGGCGGCGTAGAGCCCCATGTCCGGCTCATCCTTGATCCGCAGCACGGTGGCACCAGCTTTGACCAGCCGTTCCACCGTAGCCTTGACCCGCTGTGCGCGGACGTCCAGGGGGACGTCACGGCCCCCACCGACCTTCAGGTCGAAGTGCCACCGGTTCTTGGCGGCCTTCGGCTCCGGAACCTGCTGGAACCACACCCTCGGTCCACGTCCCGCAGGATCGATGATCGACTCCGCAATGTCCCCGGCACCGGCGGGCAACTCTGCCTCGGGCACCCCCATGGCCACCCAGTAGGCACGCCAGGTGGCGTGCCCGCCCGGCGGAGGCTCAGGCGCGTAGCCCAGGGCCTCGGCCCAGAAGGTCACCATTCTCTGCGGATCGGAACAGTCGATCGTCAGCTGCACTGTCATCTCCATGCTCAGAGCATCCCAGGCAGGTCTGACAGCCAGGTCTGACAGAAGCCCCGGCAGCCACGCAAAGCCGCGGGCCACCGGCTCAAGCCGTCCGTACTTGTTCGGCCTCGTCGCGGGCACGATCCGCGGCCGTGTGATCGCCGGCCAGGGCGTGTGCCTCGGCCAGGGTGTCGAGGCCGACGGCCAGCCACCTGCTGGAGCCGATCTGCCTCCAGAGCCTGACGGCAGCCTGGGCGCGCGTGCGGGCGGGTGCCGAACGGCCCACCGCGAGGTGTGCCTCGGCGAGCGCGTACAGAGTCGCCGCCTCGCCCCAGAGGTTGCCGAACTCCCGGTAGGTCCACAGGCTCCTGGCCAGCAGGCGGCGTCCTTCCCGATGCTCGCCCTGCCGGACCAGGACGTCCCCGAGCCAGCAGGTGGCATGTGTGACGCTGAGGCGGTCGCCGAGCTCCTCACTGATCGCGATGGCTTGCCGATAGGCGTCGGCGGCGGCCGGGTAGGCGCCGAGTGCGCGATGGCTCTGGCCCAGGCATCGCAGGGCTTGCGCTTCCCCCGGCCGGTAGCCTGCGACCTGGCTGACCCGCAGGCACTTCGTGAACCGCGCGACGGCGGCCTCGACGCGGCCCTGCTCGAGGTCGATGACGCCGAGGCCGTTGGTCGCGTAGACGAGACAGTTGACGTTGCCTGCCGATTCGGCGAGCTGAGCGGCCTCTTCGAAGTGGAGCATGGCGGAGGAGTACTGGCCGAGGAGCCGGTGCACATAAGCCAGCCCGGCTGTGGCACTTGCCCGGTACGTGGGCCCCTGGCCCTCGGCGAGTTGCAGGGCCTGCTGGAAGTGGTCCAGTGCTTCCGGATAGCGGTCGAGGATGGTGGTGAGTTCGCCGAGGCAACGGTGGACCTTCGCGGCGCTGTGCCGGTCGCCGCTGCTCAGGGCCGCTTTGAGCGCCCGGTTCTGGAGCCTCTCCCAGTCGTCGAAGTGGCTGCCGACCTGGAAGAGGGTCGTGAGGGCGGTGGCCAGTCCGGCGGCGGGCGCGACGCCCTCCGTTCCGTCCAGCGCCTGCTCGGCCACGGCTATGAGGAACTGACGTTCGTCGTTGAACCAGGTCAGCGGATCGGCGAGTAGTTGATCGGCCTCGGGGGCGGCCAGCCGCCAGGAGGCCAGGTCCAGCTGTGGGATGCCCTGGAAGTCAACGCTGAGGGCGTCCGCGGCGAGGTCGGCGAGGTGCAGGCTCGCCCCGAGTAATCGGGTGAGCGCGGCCGTGCGATCCCGTTCGGGGACGTCTTGCTCCACGCGCTCCCCGGCGAACAGTCGTACCAGGTCGTGCAGTTGATAGCGGATTCCGGTGGCGTTCGCCGACCCGATCTGCACGAGGTGTACCTCGACCAGGTCGTCGAGGAGGGCCTCCGCCTCGGAGGCGCCCACGTCCAGCAGCGCGGCCAGTGCCCAGGCGGCGAAGCTCGGTCCAGGCAGCAGGGCGATCATCCGCAGAGCGTGCTGCGTCGCCGCGGTCATCTGGTGGTATGTCAGTTCGAGGCTGGCCCGCACGGCGATGTGGCCGACGGCCAACTCGTCGAGCTTGCGCTGCTCGTCGGCGAGGGCGCGCGCCACCTTGGCCAGGGGCCAGCGCGGTCGAGCGGCCAGCCGTGCACCGGCGACCCATACCGCCAGAGGAAGGCCACCGCAGGTGTCCACGATGGAGCGGGCCGACCCGCACTCCGCGTCGGTCCGATCCCGGCCCAGCATCTCGCGCAGCAGGGCGAGCCCCGTCGCAGGGTCCAGTACGCCCAGAGGGAGCCGGCGGCCGCTCAGTTCCGCCATGGTCGTCCGGCTGGTGATGATGGTGGCACAGCGCACGCCGCTGGGCAGGAGGTCGCTCACCTGCTGGGCGCCGGCGGCGTTGTCCAGGACGACGAGCATCTGCCGCCCTGCCAGCAGGGTGCGGTAGAGATGGATGCGGCCGGTCAGCTCTGTGGGCACGGTACCGCCGGGGATGCCGAGTGCGCGGAGGAAGGTGCCGAGGACCGTGAACGGCTCGGCCGGCTCGTCGCCGAAGCCTCGTAGGTCCGCATGGAGCTGGCCGTCCGGGAAGCGGGAGGCGAGCAGGTGCCCCGTACGTACGGCAAAGGCGGTTTTGCCCACTCCGGCGGGGCCGGTGATCAGCAGAGTCACCGGCCCGGGCCGTTCTTCGCCGAGCAGCCGGAGAGCCTCGTCCACCTCGTCCTTGCGGCCGACGAAGAGTGACGGGTCCGCCGGGAGGAGCCGGGGTACGAGCTGGCGTGCCATTGGCGGGTTCGCCACCGTGCCGCTCTTGCCGGCCGGTTTCGTGGTGGCGGGCGGTGCAGCGGAGAGGGGCGCGGCCAGCTCCGGATGGCCGGCGAGGATCCGTTCGTACAGCCGTCGTAACGCCGCGCCGGGGTCGACACCCAGCTCGTCGGCGAGTCGCCGCCGAGCGCGCTCGTACACCTCCAGCGCTTCGGCTTGCCTTCCGCACCGGTACAGGGCCAGGACCAGCTGCCCGATCACCCGTTCGTCGAGCGGATACGCCTCGGCCCGGGCGGCCAGTTCGCTCACCATCCCATCGTGCTGCGCCAGGCGCAGCCGCACATCGACCAGCTCCAGCTGGGCGGCCAGTCGCTCGCCGTCGAGGAGATGGCGCTGCGCGTTGAACCACGGGGTGTCCATCCCGGCGAAGGCGCTGCCCCGCCACAGCGCCAAGGCCTCTCGCCACAGTGCCTCCGCCTGCCCGTCACTGCCCGCCTTCCGGGCCCGGGCCGACAGATCGCGGAAGCGGTGTACGTCCACCATCGAGGGCTCGACCGTCAGCCGATAGCTGCCGCCCCGCTCCCGTGTGATGGCCGCGCCGCAGGCCGCCAGTGCGCCCCGCAGCCGGGAGACGTATCCGTACAGTGTCCGGCGGCCGTACGTCGGCTCGGCCTCCCCCCATACCCGGTCCACCAGCGCGTCGGGGGACACCGCCCGGTCCACGTCGACGAGCAACGCGGCCAGCACTCGCCGCTGCATCGCGTGTCCCACGTCGATCGGGACACCGTTCCGCCGTACCTCGATCGTCCCGAGGAGCCCGAAGCGCGTGGCCATCACACCCCCTGCGTCACCTGGTCATCTCTACGCCACACTCTGGGCGCCACGGACCTGTGGTTCTAGGCGGATTCAAGCTTTTCCGAAGGTTTGCCGATCTCCTCGTCTCGCCGCTGGGTACACGCGACGCTTCCAGACGAAATTGCAAGGTCGCAGGTCACGGCCCAGATCGACTACGGCTTCCTCGGCGGTGGATCGACCCTCGAACCGGGAACGCCATCGGGTCTGGGCTTTCGTAATGGGCTTGCCGTGCTCGCGGCACATGTCCGTCCGCCCGGTGCTTCACCTGGACCACCCGCGTGGACGGAAGCTCACATCGCGGCCTTCCGCTACTTCGGCGGCGTCCCGCGCCCGCTCGTCCCGGACAACCTCAGGACCGGCGTCGACAATCCCGACCTCTACGACCCGAACATCAACAAAGCCTGCGCCGAACCAGCCACCCATTACGGCGCGTTGCAGCGGGCGAAGTTCGAGAAGCAGGTCACCCTGGAGGAGTTCGACTTCACCGTCGGCGAGTCGGTCATCCTCTTCGGCCCCGTCGGTGTCGGCAAGATCCACACCACATCGCCCAAACCCTCGGCCACCTCCCGTCCGCCAGGGCGGCCGCGTACGCTTCGCCAAGCCAGCCGCGTCCTCGCTGACCTCGTCGGCGGCCACGCGGATCGCACCCGGGAGAAACGGATCCGCGAATGCGTCCGCCCCGACGCCCTCATCCTCGACGAGGGTCACATGCCGGGCCCGCAACTGCAAAGACAGCGGGCCGCGCAGGAGCTCGGCGAGGGCCTGCAGAATGTTCGAGACGGCCGGTAACTGCTTCGACCCGACCCGAACCTCGAACCGCACCCCGCGCCCTCCCCTGATCCGGGGAAATCATGGTGTGCCGGGCAGGTAGCCGGGCGCCCACCACGCAGGAGCGCATGCTACGGCCGCATCGACCATGTCGTCCTTCGTGAACGACGTGTCGTTGAGCCATGCCTTGATGACTCCGGCGAAGCCGTGAGCCATGAACTGAGCGATGACGTTGCGGCTGGCGTCGGGAAGCTCCGGGAGGTTGCTGTGCGTCATGAACGTCAGGGCGTAGTTGCGGAAGTGGCGTACGAGCGCCTCGTAGACGCCGCTGTCGGACGGATCGCCGAGGGAGCGCCGGTAGACCGGCCCGAACCGCTCGACGTGGTCGCCCACCTCCGCAGTGGTCAAGCGCAGCAGTTCCACAGCCGAGCGCCCTTCCTGTGCCCTCTCGGCCTCCAGGCGGTGACCGCGGTCCAGGTCGGCGTAGAGAACGCTGACCAGGAGGTCCAGCGGGGTGCTGTATCGGTTGTAGAAGGTCGCTCGGGTGATGCCGGCGCGGTCGGCCAGTTCCGCGACGGTGATTTGGGAAACCGGCCGCTCAGAAGCAAGTTCCACGATGGCCCGTTCCAGGGCCTGGGTCGTCCGGGTGATGCGGGGGTCGATCCGGTCGTTCAGGGTGCTGCCCTCCTGTCGAGTACGGCGGGCACTGTGCCCCAGCTCGAGAAGCATCTCGTTGTTGTACACCACATCCATTGTTGCGCCAGACGGAGACCAATGATTTTATACACCTGTCAAATAGTAGCGTGAGCTGCTCGACAGGCGCGCGCTGTGTGCCATAGCTGCACCGGACGCGGTACCAAGGGACCCCCTCATGCCCAGCAGACGCTGGCAAGTCACCGGCGCCTACCGCGCACTCACCGCCGCCCTTGGCCCCGGAATCCACCACATCGTCATCACGGCCCAGCCGGACGACAGCCCGAACGCACTCAGCGCGAGGGCCGTGGTCGAAGTCCCGGCCGGGGTCACGCCCGCTGTGCCGTCAGGCGAGTTCGGCGATGTGCTGGCCGAGGCCATCTGGGGCGTGCCAGGGGAAGTCATCGCCAGCACCTACGGCCCCAGCGGTAGCGGCACCTACGCGGTACGCGGGTGGTTCATCGCGGCCGGATGGTTTCACCCCATGAGCGCGGCCGAGCTCTGCAACGCCTGTCTCGTCACGGCGGACGGTCGGTGGCGTGGCTCAGGGTGCGGCGTCAGCTACGAGGACGGCCACCTGATCCCCCGGCCTTCCGGCCCGGACGGCAGTGGGCAAGGAGCTCAGCTCCACCCTCGGCGGCCGGACGAACCGCTCGGCCCGCTACGGGAAAACGCCTCCGCCCACCGCCCTGTGGGCCGTAGCCATACAGAACAAACGCCCTGATCACAGTCTCGGCCGCTGCCCACGGCCTCGGACGGTTGACCCGAGGGGTGGGCATGTCAGGAAGTGAAGAGTTGCAGTTCGGAAAGCTGCGCCGCCGGCCAGCCAGTATTGGCCGTGAAGGTCAGCCTCAGGTAGCGCAGGCGGGTCTGTGGAGCCAAGGGAACGGTCACCGTGTTCCCCTGCGCAGCGTCGAAGAAGTGCGGGGTCGCCGGGGCGACAGTCCGCCACTCGTGACCGTTCGCGCTCCCTTCAACGGCGACGGTCTGCCGGCGTGCGTTCCAGTCCGCCAGCGGCGGCAGAGCCATCACCAGTCGGCGGACGTCGGCGGCAGAGCCGAGGTCTATCTCGAACCACTGTGGAAATGAGTGGTTGGCGCTCTCCCAGTAGGTCCTCACGTCTCCGTCCACCGCGTTGGAAGGGACGTAGGTCTGCGTGTGGCTGCTGCCCGTCGCCGTCTTGTGGATCGCCAGGTTCACGTCGCTCCGAGGGCGCGGGCTGAAGGACGGGGACGGGTGCTGCGACGTCGGTGT
Proteins encoded in this window:
- a CDS encoding TetR/AcrR family transcriptional regulator; this encodes MLLELGHSARRTRQEGSTLNDRIDPRITRTTQALERAIVELASERPVSQITVAELADRAGITRATFYNRYSTPLDLLVSVLYADLDRGHRLEAERAQEGRSAVELLRLTTAEVGDHVERFGPVYRRSLGDPSDSGVYEALVRHFRNYALTFMTHSNLPELPDASRNVIAQFMAHGFAGVIKAWLNDTSFTKDDMVDAAVACAPAWWAPGYLPGTP
- a CDS encoding AfsR/SARP family transcriptional regulator, with product MATRFGLLGTIEVRRNGVPIDVGHAMQRRVLAALLVDVDRAVSPDALVDRVWGEAEPTYGRRTLYGYVSRLRGALAACGAAITRERGGSYRLTVEPSMVDVHRFRDLSARARKAGSDGQAEALWREALALWRGSAFAGMDTPWFNAQRHLLDGERLAAQLELVDVRLRLAQHDGMVSELAARAEAYPLDERVIGQLVLALYRCGRQAEALEVYERARRRLADELGVDPGAALRRLYERILAGHPELAAPLSAAPPATTKPAGKSGTVANPPMARQLVPRLLPADPSLFVGRKDEVDEALRLLGEERPGPVTLLITGPAGVGKTAFAVRTGHLLASRFPDGQLHADLRGFGDEPAEPFTVLGTFLRALGIPGGTVPTELTGRIHLYRTLLAGRQMLVVLDNAAGAQQVSDLLPSGVRCATIITSRTTMAELSGRRLPLGVLDPATGLALLREMLGRDRTDAECGSARSIVDTCGGLPLAVWVAGARLAARPRWPLAKVARALADEQRKLDELAVGHIAVRASLELTYHQMTAATQHALRMIALLPGPSFAAWALAALLDVGASEAEALLDDLVEVHLVQIGSANATGIRYQLHDLVRLFAGERVEQDVPERDRTAALTRLLGASLHLADLAADALSVDFQGIPQLDLASWRLAAPEADQLLADPLTWFNDERQFLIAVAEQALDGTEGVAPAAGLATALTTLFQVGSHFDDWERLQNRALKAALSSGDRHSAAKVHRCLGELTTILDRYPEALDHFQQALQLAEGQGPTYRASATAGLAYVHRLLGQYSSAMLHFEEAAQLAESAGNVNCLVYATNGLGVIDLEQGRVEAAVARFTKCLRVSQVAGYRPGEAQALRCLGQSHRALGAYPAAADAYRQAIAISEELGDRLSVTHATCWLGDVLVRQGEHREGRRLLARSLWTYREFGNLWGEAATLYALAEAHLAVGRSAPARTRAQAAVRLWRQIGSSRWLAVGLDTLAEAHALAGDHTAADRARDEAEQVRTA
- a CDS encoding VOC family protein, whose translation is MEMTVQLTIDCSDPQRMVTFWAEALGYAPEPPPGGHATWRAYWVAMGVPEAELPAGAGDIAESIIDPAGRGPRVWFQQVPEPKAAKNRWHFDLKVGGGRDVPLDVRAQRVKATVERLVKAGATVLRIKDEPDMGLYAAAMHDPEGNEFDVV